Below is a genomic region from Desmospora profundinema.
TACCTGGATGGGTCGTTGGTTTCCGTGGTTGGGTTCAGGTGGGGCAGCCGGTGTAGGAGAAACAGCCACTTTTGATTTTTTACGAGAAGGTAAAGTGAATTGGACAAACGTTCTGATCGCGGGAGCATTAGGCGGACTGCTCGGCTTTGGTGGCGGGGTTATTACGGATCATGGTCACAAGTTAAAAGAGATAATCCCTCAGCTTGAGAATCGAGTAGTCGTTGCTGCTGATGGTCCGGTTGGGCGGTTTATTTATAATCACTTTGATGATGCGGCAGATAGCTACAGCAAAGCCGCAGGTGGCGGCCCAGGAACAGCATTTAAAGCTAAAAAGCCGCCGAAGTTAAGTAAAGGTGATCCGAATTTTTCTTTTAAAACGGAATGGGACGAAAAAGCACAGGAACTTTGGGCACGTACTAGTGATGGTCGTGAATTTAAGGTTCGATATGGGGATAAAAGAAACACTGTTGACACTCAAACTACAGAAGTAGGTAACACTTATACTGTAAAGTATGATAAAGATGCTTTTCCAGACTTTTCCCCCTATGCTGTGAAAGGGAAAAATGGAAAACCATTAGAAATTACTCTTCCAGCAGATGCTCTAGTTGGTGAAAGTCAAGATCAAACTCGTTATGCTACTCAGTTACTTAAGGAACAGTATCCTAATTGGAGAACAGAATTTGGATTTACAGATTCACAAATTAAAGCTATCGAGAAGAACAAGGGTTCAATAGGTCCAGGGTTACGTAAAAATAAAGCTGAACAATTGACATGGCACCATGATAAGGAAACTGGTAAAATGATGTTAGTCCCATGGGACTTGAATAAGACCTTTAACCATACTGGTGGTCATGCTTTTTGGGGTAGTCAAAAAGGAAGGTAGGGGGTTTTACTTGTGAAATGGGTAAAACTTGATCAACCTCTTTCTGAAAGCGAGATCTCTGAACTTGAAGAT
It encodes:
- a CDS encoding HNH endonuclease — protein: MSYKCHLELKLNEPGEAQAHLISNLLLKSYLSTLLRSIKSGYQFLIKRRISVRFNRLVAITLVIILFLSGCSLSNAADCYDPAPYEAPKPYEPPKPYQAPEKYQPPEKYQAPEPYQPPDKYQAPEKYQPPEKYQPPEKYQPPERYQAPSSMDNGKMFASISTVSAQGTSSVKSESTEVDCTSISGLSIFSLLAVAILGIISTVFVFTVPVIGWSMLAGMAVGGVAGWLSGGSTTEIAMDAVYGGIAGAVGLGAFAGTAHLLGRMAMTSTWMGRWFPWLGSGGAAGVGETATFDFLREGKVNWTNVLIAGALGGLLGFGGGVITDHGHKLKEIIPQLENRVVVAADGPVGRFIYNHFDDAADSYSKAAGGGPGTAFKAKKPPKLSKGDPNFSFKTEWDEKAQELWARTSDGREFKVRYGDKRNTVDTQTTEVGNTYTVKYDKDAFPDFSPYAVKGKNGKPLEITLPADALVGESQDQTRYATQLLKEQYPNWRTEFGFTDSQIKAIEKNKGSIGPGLRKNKAEQLTWHHDKETGKMMLVPWDLNKTFNHTGGHAFWGSQKGR